The Choristoneura fumiferana chromosome 10, NRCan_CFum_1, whole genome shotgun sequence genome has a segment encoding these proteins:
- the DMAP1 gene encoding DNA methyltransferase 1 associated protein 1 — MADIRDILDIEQPASEITRESIIHGDKLKKKYVTAKAVKRPEGMHREVFALLYNDNKELPPLLPTDTGKAYKQTKARLGMRKVRKWMWAPFTNPARKDNAVFHHWKRASDEAKEYPFAQFNKQVSIPSYSESEYNQYLKSEDWSQAETDHLMDLCQRFDLRFIVIHDRWDRAAFRDRSVEDLKERYYHISATLGKLKTNPWSNAVTTVNGEKKTYHYDAEHERKRKEQLRRLFDRTQEQIDEEQMLLVELKKIEARKRERERKTQDLQKLISRADSGSVLNTNQTLNAEANTPTNSAANIARRHDRKLHKKKLSTQQRPIRAVEAVTVEWSGIKFPEARGTGVWLRSQRMKLPPGVGQRKTKAIEQELRLMGIDIAPTPTEAICKHFNELRSDLALALDLKNALVSCEFDLQALRHQYEALNPGKTLTIPASICNTSTDGENKPTGEIIDVVGSPGTPNTSI; from the exons ATGGCAGATATTCGAGATATTTTGGATATTGAACAACCCGCCTCCGAGATTACTCGTGAGAGCATTATTCATGGGGACAAACtcaagaaaaaatatgtgaccGCTAAGGCTGTGAAGAGGCCGGAGGGAATGCACAGGGAAGTATTTGCTCTACTATATAATGATAACAAGGAGCTTCCACCTCTGTTGCCGACTGATACAG gtAAAGCCTACAAGCAAACAAAAGCTAGGCTGGGTATGCGCAAAGTTAGGAAATGGATGTGGGCACCGTTCACCAATCCTGCTCGTAAAGACAATGCTGTGTTCCATCACTGGAAGAGGGCCTCTGATGAAGCTAAAGAATACCCATTTGCACAATTTAATAAG caAGTATCAATACCATCATATTCAGAATCTGAATATAATCAATATTTGAAGTCAGAGGACTGGAGTCAGGCTGAAACAGACCACCTCATGGACTTATGTCAGCGGTTTGATCTTCGATTCATTGTCATTCATGACAGGTGGGACCGTGCTGCTTTCAGAGACCGCAGTGTAGAAGACTTGAAAGAGCGATATTATCATATCTCTGCTACTTTAGGCAAG TTAAAGACAAACCCATGGTCTAATGCCGTAACAACAGTTAATGGTGAAAAGAAAACTTATCATTATGATGCTGAGCATGAACGTAAAAGAAAAGAACAACTGCGTAGATTATTTGACCGGACACAGGAGCAG ATTGATGAAGAGCAAATGCTGCTTGTTGAATTAAAGAAAATTGAAGCTAGAAAACGTGAGAGGGAGCGCAAGACCCAAGACCTTCAGAAGCTGATATCAAGAGCTGACAGCGGCAGTGTTCTGAATACCAACCAAACTCTCAATGCAGAAGCTAATACTCCGACAAATTCAGCTGCCAATATTGCTCGCAGGCATGACAGGAAATTGCATAAGAAAAAACTATCCACACAACAGAGGCCTATTCGGGCTGTAGAAGCAGTT ACAGTAGAGTGGTCTGGCATCAAGTTCCCAGAAGCGCGCGGCACGGGCGTGTGGCTGCGCTCTCAACGAATGAAACTGCCTCCTGGAGTAGGCCAGAGAAAAACCAAGGCCATTGAACAAGAGCTGCGACTCATGGGTATTG aCATTGCTCCTACTCCAACAGAGGCCATATGCAAACACTTCAATGAATTGCGGTCGGACCTTGCTTTGGCGTTGGACTTGAAAAATGCATTGGTATCATGTGAGTTTGATTTACAAGCATTGAGACACCAATATGAGGCTCTCAATCCTGGAAAG ACACTGACAATACCTGCTTCAATTTGCAATACTAGCACTGATGGAGAGAACAAGCCAACTGGAGAAATAATTGATGTTGTAGGATCACCAGGCACTCCAAATACTTCCATTTAA
- the Bka gene encoding FCF1 rRNA-processing protein Bka produces MGKQRKTRKIVEKRFAQMKKMISPSDSRIKASERAPPKKKKPEDPNKLKIREAPQASSALFFQYNTQLGPPYHILIDTNFINFSIKNKLDIVQNMMDCLYAKCIPYITDCVLGELEKLGRKYRVALRIIKDPRFERLACLHKGTYADDCIVQRVTQHKSYIVATNDKDLKRRIRKIPGVPIMYVADHKYTIERMPDAYGAPKGAI; encoded by the exons ATG gGAAAACAACGAAAAACTCGCAAAATTGTTGAAAAGCGATTCGCTCAAATGAAGAAAATGATAAGCCCTAGCGACAGCAGAATAAAGGCTAGTGAAAGAGCGCCTCCAAAGAAAAAGAAACCGGAAGATCCAAACAAGTTGAAAATTCGGGAAGCTCCCCAGGCCAGTTCAGCCCTATTCTTCCAATACAACACTCAACTGGGGCCTCCATATCATATTTTGATTGATACAAACTTTATTAACttttccattaaaaataaattggataTAGTACAGAATATGATGGATTGTTTGTACGCCAAATGTATTCCATACATAACTGATTGTGTCTTGGGTGAATTAGAGAAACTAGGTCGCAAGTATCGGGTAGCTCTAAGGATTATAAAGGATCCAAGATTTGAACGGTTAGCTTGTCTACACAAAGGCACTTATGCTGATGATTGTATAGTGCAGCGAGTAACACAGCATAAAAGCTATATAGTTGCTACCAATGACAAGGATTTAAAAAGGAGGATAAGAAAGATACCAGGAGTGCCTATAATGTATGTTGCTGACCACAAATACACTATTGAAAGAATGCCAGATGCTTATGGTGCACCAAAGGGTGCCATTTAA